TTAATTCGGGACTATGTCGATTCGGGACTATGTTGATATCAAGGATCTGCCGGAAAATTCTTTGCCAATTCCCTGTAAGCATTCGCGTTGAACGGCCACTCACTCAGTAACGACTCGCAAGGAGCCCAGGATGAGCGCGTATTCCTCGACATCAAAATACTTCTGGCTAAGCGGTAAACGCCATGCCGAGCAGGATCAGTTTTTCCGTCAAACGCTGGAAGCGCAGGGTTGGCAGGAAGGCGACGAACATCACTGGGAAGCCGCCTGGGTGACGGGCATGCCGCCCAAGTCAGCGTTCAAGGCAACGTCGCCCAGCCGGGTTATGAACCACATTCCAGGCAACGCGGCACTGACCGTCAAAAGTCGCCTGCATGCGGGTCTCAGCGCTATGCGCGACCGCACGATGCGCCACTATGATGACGGTCATGCCAATACCCAACGGCTGAATTTTTTCCCGCGCGCCTACGAAATGCCCCACGACTACCCGGCGCTGGTGGAAGACGCAGAAACGCATCCTGAAAAACGCTGGATATTGAAGCCGACCAACGCCTCCAAAGGCCAGGGGGTTCAGGTTCTCCACGACCCGACAACCGCCCCCTTGGCCCCCAACTGGCTGGTACAGGAGTACGTTGCCAACCCGCATACCATCCGCGGGCATAAGTACGTGCTGCGGCTTTATATGCTGATCGCCAGTATTGATCCACTGCGTGTCTACCTCTACCGCCAAGGCTTTGCCAAACTGGCCTCTGAGCCTTGGGATCCTGACGATTACGATAATCCGTTTAGCCAACTGACCAACCCTGACATCAACGCCCTCAACCTGGATGCCGAGGTACCGGTTGAATTTATCGATCTCGACCGATACCGCCAGTGGCTACGTGAACAAGGGCACGACGATCAAGCACTATTCCGCCAGTTGCATGATGTTGCCACACTGACGGCACTCTCAGGCGTCGACACGATGCGTCAGCGCTCCCAGCAAGACGAGGCTGACCCACGCGGCTGCTATGAACTCGTCGGCTTGGACTGCTTGATTGACGACCAGCTCAAACCATGGATATTGGAGTGCAACCTCAGCCCCTCATTGGGGACTTGCGCCAAGCCCGAGCACGGCGGTGTCGTCGAGGAAGCCGTCAAGCGCGATCTTGTAAGCGATATGATTGCCCTGATGGGGCTGGATCAACCGCCCCGCGAAGCAGCGACTTTCGATGCCGCTGCGCTGGCGGCCGAGCGAGGACGCGCCGGTGGGTTCGTACCGCTGTATCCCGCGCCAGACGTTAGCCGCTATCAGCCATTCATCGGACTGCCCAGCTTGGCGGATTATCATTTGGCCGCTGATCAGTATAATCAGGTAATGCGTTTTAAAGCCCATGACGTCAGCGAGATTATCGAAGGCGAACGCCTAGCACTTTATCACCATACCAGCGGCCACTATTTTCAGTTGAATGACAGTGCCGCGTTGATCTGGCTGCTGGCAAGCGAAGGCGAAACGCCTGACACAATTCTTGAGCACCTGCATGCCGCAAGTGGCGGGCAAGTAGAAACTCCTTCGCTGGAAAACGACCTATGGAACACACTTTCCTTCTGGTGGCAGAAAGGCCTACTCGCCCCCGACGATCGTGAAACATCAGCGGCTGGTACGAATAGCCCCTCCCGCAAGCACCCGGACACCTGGCACGGCACGCTGTTCTTTGACCAGCGCCGCTTTTCGCTCAGTGCGCCACAAGGTCCGGTAGCAAAACGCATTGCCGACACACTGGCACCGCTACTGGAAGCCGGTGAGACAATCTCTGACACGTCGCTGCATGTCCTGGAAAGCGCCAACGGCTATTGCCTGACTAGCGACAGTCGGGTGATTCGCTCGCGCTTGCACCTTGACGACATCGTTCCCGTCATTACACAGCACTGCTTGTACAACGCTGTGTGTGACCGGCACCTGGTGCTCGATGTTGTCCTGCTGAGCCGAGAGGAGAGACATATCGCCTGCATCTTGCCTGCCCGGGATTCTGGCCAAGCACTGGTCACGCTCAGGGACATAGCGGAACAGAACGGCTTTGCTCTGACACGCGGTGCTCGTCTCTCACTGGCAGCGCCCGACAGCCTGGAACCGCTTAACCTGCCTCTGAAAGATACCGGGTTCTTATTTCAGGAACGCGGTTCTTGTGGCGGGCTTCTATGGCTGGATGCGGAGCATAGCGACGCCCATGAGGCACCCTCGTCGCTGGCGTTGTTAGGCGCCCTGCTGCCTGTTGCTATAGAGCACGATCAAGGATTAAGCCCGGCTGCCTTAGCCGCGCTGCAACAAATGACACAAGGCCCGCACTGCGCTCGACTGGCCACTACACAGGTCGAAGTCATTACCCAGTGGCTTAACCAAACACTGTCTTTACCTTCTTCCCAGGCCGCGGTCTAGCGGCAGGAAGACGCGCCATCTGGCGCATTTGCTAGCAATACCAAAAGGAGAAGCAACATGTCTCAACACGAAGCGAAACGTCGTTTACTGAGCCGTCTCAGCCGTCAGTTCGGCTATACCGCGCCTGCACTAGCTCTGGTAGCAAGTGGTCTGGCCTTTCAGGCCCAGGCCGACGAACCCACCGAAGGGTTCACCTCAATGCAGGAAGCACCCATGATGCTCGCCGAAGGCGGCGCTGAGGGTGAAGCTGAAGCCGAAGGTGAAGGTGAAGGTGAAGGTGAGGGAGAAGCAGAAGGCGAAGGCGGTGCTGAAGCCGGTTAACACCAGCCCTGCACGCCGAAGTAAATGCTTCTGTGCCGGTGTCCGCACCGGCACACTTCACCGAGAGGATAACGACCATGTCGACATCATCACTGTCGCCAATGATTGACGAAAACGTGCAAACACTTGCGCAGCTAGCCGAGCTATTGGGCAACGTGTCTGCACAAGACTACCAACGCCCGCTCGGCGCCAAGGCGACTCAGTCGCTGGGCAAGCACGTTCGCCATATCCTTGAACACTACCAGACCCTGCTAGATGCCTGCACGACAGCACCCACTCAGGCTACCTTCGATTATGAACAGCGCCAGCGGGAAACCGCGCTGGAAACTCAGCCTGACCGCGCAGGTGAACGCATTGAATCTCTGCAGGCGGGGCTGAAAGCATTATGCTCAATGTCTCAGGATACCCCTTTAACACTCAGCTACCCGATTAAGAGCGACCAAGCTGAAAGCGCGGCTGCACTGCCCACCAGCCTGGGCCGTGAACTGGCGTTTTTAACCAGCCACAGCATCCATCATATGGCGCTGCTGGGCCTGCTTTGCGAACAGTTGGGTATTACGTTACCCGACGATTTTGGCGTTCATCCGTCGACGCTGCGCTATTGGGCACAGAAGAGTAATTTTCAAAACCGTAAATCCGGATAAAAGTAAAGACGGCTGATCACGAAAGCTGTAGAAATTATCTACTTTTGACAGTTAAAAAATTTCTCAGCAGTTTATAAAGTATCTGTATAAATGTTCAGCGCGCAAGCAGTAACAATGACGACCAAATTCTATTCAACACATAAAAATCAGTCATTAATTAGTTTTTTACATTAAAAAGGAAAATACGTCCAGTGGTGGCATGACATTTCTTTAAATCGCTAACCATCAACTATTCAACTCCAGAAAGTTGAAAATCCAACTTTCTGGAGAGACTATTTACCTTATTAATTATATTGCTCTTTTTATTTTTTCAGCCCTGCAATTTAGCAACAGTTTCGTCGGTACTCCAAAGCGCATTAGCAATAAACCTAAAATTAGTCAATGCCGCCAAATAACCATCTCCTTCAGGCAATTTTGCCGCGGCAGTAGCGTCGCGCACAACGACAACTTCAAACCCTTGCTCTAATAGCTCTCGCAAGTGCGATTCGACACATAAATTTGCCGACATGCCAGCCAAAATAACCTGATCAATGCGACGTTTACGTAGCTGAAGTGCTAGATCATTTTGCTCAGGACCGTAAATTTTATGTGGAGACGTAATAATTGTCTCACCATCTTCAATATATTCTTTATATTGCGGCATGAAATCAGCGCCAGTGTTACGCGGCAAAGCTGAGAGCGGATTTTCACGATCAAACATACCAATGCCATGCATCATTTTTTCTAGCGGACCGCCGAACGTCCACTGATGATCGTGCGGATAGTAAAAATGAGGCGACACCGCTACCGTTACACCCCGCTGTTTAGCGGCCTCGAATAAACGGCGAATGTTTTCTACCGTGTTGTGTTCCTGTACGCTTTCCCCAACAACTTGCCAGGTCACCCCATCGGGGCTTAAGAAATCCACTTGGGGGTCAGTGACAACCAAGGCTGCGCGACTAATATCCAACTGGAATCCTGTTTCGGGTAAAGCCCCTTCTGCTGGCGAAGCATATGGATCTTTTTCAGCGCCTTGTGCCATCGCAGCGCTTGAAAAACCGCCCACTGTGGCAGCTGTAATACCGGCAAGACCTCCCGCCAATACACGGCGTCGTCCTTCATCTACTTTATGCAATGTGGCTACCGGTTTCTGGTCACTATGATGGTTGCACATAAAGAAAATCCTCTTGAAGTGTTTTACCCTAGTGATTCTAGATACAAATACTGCAGCAAAAATCCTAGAAGCGTGCTATATCGTTCGGATCATTGGTGATTGTTATGCTTGAAAACACTCTTAAAGACTTATTGATCAATGTCACTTCATTTGCCGTGTGCGACATACGACGCGGCTGGCCGTTGCAGACACCCCAGCTTGGTACAGTATCGCTTCATTACATATTGCGCGGGAGGGGCAGTATGATAGACCAAGATCATAATCGAACGTTACTCAATGCTGGCAGTTTAGTTATATGCCCACCCGACTACTCTCTCACCATTGACGAGATTGCAGGCGAACCATTTGGCATTAATCAATGCACACCTGCACATTCGCCGCATTGGATACGCACTCATACCGATACAACACTGCCAGGCGTTGTCATTTTATGTGGCTTGTTGGAAGTCGACTCACTGACTGGCGGCTCACCCTTTGACCGCTTGCACGTCCCTATTTACCTTGAAAATTCGAATGCAGATATCCGGCACCTTTTTCATCAATTATTTCAAGAACTAGAATTATCAACGCTTGGCACCACCGCAATGCTCGAAGCCTTAATGAAACAATGTTTCATTCTTTTGCTGCGCGAGCTCCAGGCGAATACACCAGAACATCCATGGCTATTAACATTGGAAGCACCGGAACTACGCAATGCAATTGAGGCCATGACACAAAACAGAATGCAACGTTTGAACATTGACCAACTCGCCGAGCGCTGTCATATGAGTCGGACCGTCTTTATTGAACGTTTTAAACGTGCTTTTGGGATGCCGCCACAGCGATTTTCAACCGAACTACGTCTTCGTTACGCCGCGCGCCTTTTAAACACCACCTCACTGACAATCCAGCGGATTGCCGAACGCTGCGGCTACCTGAGTCGTAGTCAATTCAGCACCGCTTTTAAGGCCAAGTTTGGCGATGATCCAGACACTTATCGCAAAAAACTCAGCCCTGCTAAGGATGGTAATTGATTCCCTCTGCGCTATTATTCATCATTGTGTAACGCTCAAATTAAGGAGCATGATGCGTTTTCTTGCGAATTGTCTTCATATTCACACACGCCGCTTTAGCCAAACTGCCAATCGACAGTGGCCATAATTTTTTCTGTATGTTCCTTGACCGCACAAACGATGAGTCCCTGAACACTATAAAGGGTGCGCTGAGCGCGTGACATGCCTGCGGCCATGTGTCCTCGCATTCCGCAACTACGGCATCATACAAGGACGTATCAAACAGGGCGACGAGGTCCACTGACTTCTTCAAAAAGCCCTGTTCAACCTAAAATCGTGCATCCGCCGAGTGCCTCCGCGAATGACATAGGGATC
This window of the Halomonas sp. SH5A2 genome carries:
- a CDS encoding PqqD family peptide modification chaperone; this encodes MSAYSSTSKYFWLSGKRHAEQDQFFRQTLEAQGWQEGDEHHWEAAWVTGMPPKSAFKATSPSRVMNHIPGNAALTVKSRLHAGLSAMRDRTMRHYDDGHANTQRLNFFPRAYEMPHDYPALVEDAETHPEKRWILKPTNASKGQGVQVLHDPTTAPLAPNWLVQEYVANPHTIRGHKYVLRLYMLIASIDPLRVYLYRQGFAKLASEPWDPDDYDNPFSQLTNPDINALNLDAEVPVEFIDLDRYRQWLREQGHDDQALFRQLHDVATLTALSGVDTMRQRSQQDEADPRGCYELVGLDCLIDDQLKPWILECNLSPSLGTCAKPEHGGVVEEAVKRDLVSDMIALMGLDQPPREAATFDAAALAAERGRAGGFVPLYPAPDVSRYQPFIGLPSLADYHLAADQYNQVMRFKAHDVSEIIEGERLALYHHTSGHYFQLNDSAALIWLLASEGETPDTILEHLHAASGGQVETPSLENDLWNTLSFWWQKGLLAPDDRETSAAGTNSPSRKHPDTWHGTLFFDQRRFSLSAPQGPVAKRIADTLAPLLEAGETISDTSLHVLESANGYCLTSDSRVIRSRLHLDDIVPVITQHCLYNAVCDRHLVLDVVLLSREERHIACILPARDSGQALVTLRDIAEQNGFALTRGARLSLAAPDSLEPLNLPLKDTGFLFQERGSCGGLLWLDAEHSDAHEAPSSLALLGALLPVAIEHDQGLSPAALAALQQMTQGPHCARLATTQVEVITQWLNQTLSLPSSQAAV
- a CDS encoding DinB family protein; amino-acid sequence: MSTSSLSPMIDENVQTLAQLAELLGNVSAQDYQRPLGAKATQSLGKHVRHILEHYQTLLDACTTAPTQATFDYEQRQRETALETQPDRAGERIESLQAGLKALCSMSQDTPLTLSYPIKSDQAESAAALPTSLGRELAFLTSHSIHHMALLGLLCEQLGITLPDDFGVHPSTLRYWAQKSNFQNRKSG
- a CDS encoding cysteine hydrolase family protein — encoded protein: MCNHHSDQKPVATLHKVDEGRRRVLAGGLAGITAATVGGFSSAAMAQGAEKDPYASPAEGALPETGFQLDISRAALVVTDPQVDFLSPDGVTWQVVGESVQEHNTVENIRRLFEAAKQRGVTVAVSPHFYYPHDHQWTFGGPLEKMMHGIGMFDRENPLSALPRNTGADFMPQYKEYIEDGETIITSPHKIYGPEQNDLALQLRKRRIDQVILAGMSANLCVESHLRELLEQGFEVVVVRDATAAAKLPEGDGYLAALTNFRFIANALWSTDETVAKLQG
- a CDS encoding helix-turn-helix domain-containing protein, translated to MLENTLKDLLINVTSFAVCDIRRGWPLQTPQLGTVSLHYILRGRGSMIDQDHNRTLLNAGSLVICPPDYSLTIDEIAGEPFGINQCTPAHSPHWIRTHTDTTLPGVVILCGLLEVDSLTGGSPFDRLHVPIYLENSNADIRHLFHQLFQELELSTLGTTAMLEALMKQCFILLLRELQANTPEHPWLLTLEAPELRNAIEAMTQNRMQRLNIDQLAERCHMSRTVFIERFKRAFGMPPQRFSTELRLRYAARLLNTTSLTIQRIAERCGYLSRSQFSTAFKAKFGDDPDTYRKKLSPAKDGN